The Thalassotalea sp. HSM 43 genome window below encodes:
- a CDS encoding DEAD/DEAH box helicase, with protein sequence MSFDTIGLPEPVLKAVKECGYKNMTAVQQRAIPAVRSGQDVLASAQTGTGKTAAFALPIIEQLLQTNTSSTPVVKALILTPTRELAQQVADNIESYCRYTQLKTLVVFGGVGSAGQEKKLKAGADILVATPGRLLEHVQMRNVNLAQVKHVVLDEADRMLDMGFFADIEKLLASLKHQYQTCLFSATFSNKVKTLTKQILQNPRIVETAKQNATNAKIKHFVYPVEEKRKSEMLAELIGVNNWQQVMVFAGTRESANQIAKELKLDGIKAVLCHGEKSQGARNKALLDFSEGRARVMVATDVAARGIDIADLQYVVNYHLPFLPEDYVHRIGRTGRAGKTGTAISLLSPKDNKFLANIEQTIGQKIVQVKLPGYDFDPTDYQTETQAPEKSSKNRYQSQQLKNRSVAQKQSKKTTKKAVKPKKRSRYSSK encoded by the coding sequence ATGAGCTTTGATACCATAGGCTTACCTGAACCCGTATTAAAAGCGGTAAAGGAATGCGGATATAAAAACATGACGGCAGTGCAACAACGGGCGATCCCAGCGGTGCGAAGTGGTCAAGATGTGTTAGCCAGTGCCCAAACCGGTACCGGTAAAACCGCGGCCTTTGCATTGCCTATCATTGAGCAACTATTGCAAACGAATACATCGTCAACCCCTGTGGTTAAAGCCTTGATCTTAACGCCGACACGTGAACTTGCGCAGCAAGTTGCCGACAATATTGAAAGTTATTGTCGTTACACGCAATTAAAAACCTTGGTGGTTTTTGGTGGCGTTGGCTCTGCAGGACAAGAGAAAAAACTTAAGGCTGGCGCAGATATCTTGGTCGCCACACCGGGTCGCTTATTAGAACATGTGCAAATGCGCAACGTTAATCTGGCACAAGTTAAACATGTGGTACTCGATGAAGCCGATCGTATGTTGGATATGGGTTTTTTCGCTGATATTGAAAAGCTATTAGCGTCCCTTAAGCACCAGTATCAAACTTGCTTATTCTCAGCGACCTTTTCAAATAAAGTAAAAACACTGACTAAGCAAATTTTGCAGAACCCGCGTATCGTTGAAACGGCCAAGCAAAATGCAACGAACGCCAAGATAAAACACTTTGTTTATCCGGTGGAAGAAAAGCGTAAGAGTGAAATGCTGGCGGAGTTAATTGGTGTTAACAACTGGCAACAAGTGATGGTGTTTGCCGGGACTCGAGAAAGTGCCAATCAAATCGCCAAAGAGCTCAAGTTAGATGGCATCAAAGCGGTGCTGTGTCATGGTGAAAAATCACAGGGTGCACGCAATAAAGCGTTGCTGGATTTTAGTGAGGGTAGAGCGCGAGTTATGGTGGCTACGGATGTCGCTGCTCGTGGTATCGATATCGCGGATTTACAGTATGTGGTCAACTACCACTTACCGTTTTTACCAGAAGATTATGTACATCGTATTGGTCGTACAGGGCGTGCCGGTAAAACAGGAACGGCGATTTCTTTATTGTCACCAAAAGACAATAAATTCCTTGCCAATATAGAACAGACCATAGGTCAAAAAATTGTTCAGGTTAAGTTACCTGGCTATGATTTCGATCCAACGGATTATCAGACCGAGACGCAAGCCCCTGAAAAGTCGAGCAAGAATCGCTATCAATCACAGCAATTGAAAAATCGCTCTGTTGCGCAAAAGCAAAGCAAAAAGACCACGAAAAAAGCGGTTAAACCGAAAAAACGCAGTCGTTATTCAAGCAAATAA
- a CDS encoding alanine/glycine:cation symporter family protein: protein MFTDVVNFLNGLLWGQILVPLLLIAGVWFTIRLKAIQFRHFGHMFSVMRHSRNTDGHGISSFQALCTSLAARVGTGNLMGVAVAISLGGPGAIFWMWMIALVGMATAFAESTLGQLYKEENSSGNYRGGPAFYMLKGLKSPAMALIFSVCLFIGYGMVFSAPQAFSIAEALDYSYGVDPYITGVVITILAGVIVMGGMKKIARFSEMVVPFMGVAYFLVALWVILTSLPEIPGVFKQIIYSAFGLQEAGAGMLGVAMMQGIKRGLYSNEAGMGSVPHAAAAATPYPPHPASQGYVQMSGVFFDTIILCTCTAMIILLSGIELGQTFGIQLTQQALANQVGSWGSDFIALAIFFFGFTSMVANYAYAENSLPFLKMNNKIGRAIFLAVFLGMIFYGSVATLGEVLGLADLAMALMTVINVIAIMFLSKHLVTLAKDYNEHIDKGDVPRFVASEKQVKDMNLTAGIWSEENTRLPK from the coding sequence TTGTTTACTGACGTTGTAAATTTTCTTAATGGCTTACTTTGGGGGCAGATTTTAGTACCACTTCTATTAATCGCCGGTGTGTGGTTCACCATCCGCTTAAAAGCAATTCAGTTTCGCCACTTTGGCCACATGTTCAGTGTTATGCGACATAGTCGTAATACTGACGGTCATGGTATCTCATCTTTTCAGGCTTTGTGTACGTCCTTAGCGGCACGCGTTGGTACCGGTAATTTGATGGGCGTTGCCGTGGCAATTTCCTTAGGTGGTCCAGGGGCAATATTCTGGATGTGGATGATTGCCTTGGTCGGCATGGCCACCGCGTTTGCAGAAAGCACCTTAGGTCAATTGTACAAAGAAGAAAATAGCAGCGGTAACTACCGTGGTGGTCCGGCATTTTACATGCTTAAAGGTCTAAAAAGCCCCGCTATGGCGTTGATATTCTCTGTCTGTTTGTTTATCGGTTACGGCATGGTTTTCTCAGCTCCGCAAGCGTTTTCGATTGCTGAAGCTCTCGACTACTCCTATGGCGTAGACCCGTATATTACCGGTGTGGTAATCACCATTTTGGCGGGTGTCATTGTTATGGGCGGGATGAAAAAAATCGCTCGTTTCTCCGAAATGGTTGTGCCATTTATGGGGGTAGCGTATTTCCTTGTTGCGCTGTGGGTGATCTTAACCAGTTTGCCTGAAATCCCAGGCGTTTTTAAACAAATCATCTACTCAGCGTTTGGCTTACAAGAAGCCGGTGCCGGTATGCTTGGTGTCGCTATGATGCAAGGCATTAAACGCGGCTTGTATTCAAATGAAGCAGGTATGGGTTCGGTACCACATGCTGCCGCTGCAGCAACGCCGTATCCACCACACCCTGCATCGCAAGGTTATGTGCAAATGTCAGGCGTATTCTTTGACACCATCATACTGTGTACCTGTACGGCGATGATTATTCTTTTGAGCGGTATTGAATTAGGCCAAACCTTTGGTATTCAGCTTACCCAGCAAGCATTGGCAAATCAGGTCGGTTCTTGGGGGAGTGACTTTATTGCCTTAGCGATATTCTTTTTCGGTTTTACTTCAATGGTCGCCAACTACGCCTATGCAGAAAATTCGCTGCCGTTTTTAAAAATGAACAATAAGATTGGCCGAGCCATCTTTTTAGCGGTGTTTTTAGGCATGATTTTTTATGGTTCTGTGGCCACGTTAGGCGAGGTCCTTGGTCTCGCTGATTTGGCTATGGCCTTGATGACGGTGATTAACGTTATCGCCATTATGTTTTTGAGTAAGCATTTAGTCACCTTAGCCAAAGACTATAATGAACATATTGATAAAGGTGATGTACCGCGCTTTGTCGCCAGTGAGAAGCAAGTTAAAGACATGAACCTAACGGCTGGTATCTGGAGCGAAGAAAATACCCGTTTGCCTAAATAA
- a CDS encoding DUF4345 family protein: MALDKAFVMVMALAFLLFAVAFILAPEYALTLTTGQTLTSATAIVDLRATYGGLSLAIAILLFWLLAKQQLLPIALIAVLTLMLAMAATRLIGLLLMPDAAIIMYVYFILEVAAVLTASWLLRRNKARALGADKQ, translated from the coding sequence ATGGCGTTAGATAAAGCGTTTGTTATGGTAATGGCGTTGGCATTCTTATTGTTTGCTGTTGCCTTTATCCTTGCTCCTGAATACGCCTTAACGCTGACAACTGGGCAAACATTAACCAGCGCCACGGCGATTGTTGACTTGCGTGCCACCTATGGCGGTTTATCGCTGGCGATTGCGATACTGTTATTTTGGCTACTTGCCAAGCAACAGTTGTTACCAATTGCCTTAATTGCCGTGTTGACTCTCATGCTGGCAATGGCAGCAACACGACTTATCGGTTTACTCTTAATGCCTGACGCTGCAATCATTATGTATGTTTATTTTATTCTTGAAGTCGCCGCGGTGTTAACCGCCAGTTGGTTATTGCGCCGTAATAAGGCGCGCGCTCTTGGCGCAGATAAGCAATAA
- a CDS encoding cation:proton antiporter produces the protein MGHLSEILAILVAAVICVWIFRRLNLPAILAYLVAGTLVGEHVLGATGNSIDYDHIAEIGIVFLLFTLGLEFSLPKLMAMRHLVIGVGSKQVGLSLLVFMLIALLLGISFEAAMVIGGIIALSSTAIVIRQLSETGSIKRKSGQISVAVLLFQDVAVVPLLIIIPLLSDQSGNSMIVALLFALLKGVFVIGLLMIVGKWILPRVYNQVASVRTDELFVLTTLFVTLFTAGLTQAFGLSMALGAFLAGMMLGESQYKYQLEADIRPFRDILMGLFFVTVGMKLNPITLLTQPFTILFLVIGFMAVKIVIVRYLAAKAGESTKDAWASAFMLAQMGEFGFVLISLAATHGVLSQEQISILLGAGIISMGITPYMIKNARKWSVALAYDGKQDDQDEQQKHHAKDMANHVVICGFGRVGQTVSRFLKQEKIPCIAIDIDPLRVNEARESGEHVLFGSARQTEVLEAASIHKARLVVVSYGAADQSLEVVHKVRSISKDVQILVRTRNDDSLTLLKDAGANEVVPESLEGSLMLVSQVLNLSGVPFTRIVRSVRTERKNHYNRLHGFYPGVDTNMSSDAIERLEFVHPTLLLDDAWANGKCVAELDLPRRRVDILAIRRGNDEITDFDGEFVMQAQDTLILQGKPRRVERLERLLQQGL, from the coding sequence GTGGGGCATTTGTCTGAAATCTTAGCTATTTTAGTCGCCGCGGTGATTTGCGTTTGGATATTCAGACGCCTTAACTTGCCGGCGATACTTGCCTACCTTGTTGCCGGTACCTTGGTGGGGGAGCATGTCTTAGGCGCCACAGGCAACAGCATTGATTACGACCACATCGCCGAAATAGGCATCGTCTTTTTATTGTTTACCTTGGGTTTGGAGTTTTCCTTACCAAAACTTATGGCCATGCGGCATTTGGTAATCGGCGTTGGTTCCAAGCAAGTTGGTTTATCGCTGTTGGTGTTCATGCTGATTGCTTTGTTGCTCGGCATTTCTTTTGAAGCGGCGATGGTCATTGGCGGCATTATCGCCTTATCGTCTACCGCAATCGTTATCCGTCAGTTAAGTGAAACCGGCTCTATTAAGCGCAAGTCTGGGCAAATATCCGTCGCGGTATTGTTATTCCAAGATGTTGCCGTCGTGCCATTGTTAATCATCATTCCTTTATTATCGGATCAAAGTGGCAACTCGATGATTGTCGCTTTACTGTTTGCCTTATTAAAAGGCGTATTTGTCATCGGCTTATTGATGATTGTTGGTAAGTGGATATTGCCACGGGTTTACAATCAAGTGGCGTCGGTGCGTACCGATGAATTGTTTGTACTGACCACCTTATTCGTCACCTTATTTACCGCAGGTCTTACTCAAGCCTTTGGCTTGTCGATGGCCTTGGGCGCGTTCTTGGCAGGTATGATGCTTGGTGAAAGTCAGTATAAATACCAATTAGAGGCGGATATTAGGCCGTTTCGTGACATATTAATGGGCTTATTTTTCGTTACCGTTGGTATGAAGCTCAATCCGATAACGTTGCTCACCCAACCGTTTACCATTTTGTTTCTGGTGATTGGCTTTATGGCGGTTAAAATCGTTATTGTCCGTTATTTGGCGGCAAAAGCGGGCGAGTCCACAAAAGATGCGTGGGCGTCGGCGTTTATGCTGGCGCAAATGGGCGAGTTTGGTTTTGTGTTGATTTCTTTGGCGGCAACTCATGGCGTATTGAGCCAAGAGCAGATTTCGATTTTACTCGGTGCTGGTATTATCTCAATGGGTATCACGCCATATATGATCAAAAATGCTCGTAAATGGTCGGTTGCTTTGGCTTATGATGGCAAACAAGATGATCAGGATGAGCAACAAAAGCATCATGCCAAAGATATGGCTAATCATGTTGTTATTTGTGGTTTCGGCCGTGTTGGTCAAACCGTAAGCCGATTTCTTAAGCAAGAAAAAATACCGTGTATTGCCATTGATATCGATCCTTTGCGGGTCAATGAGGCAAGGGAATCCGGTGAGCATGTCTTGTTTGGCTCTGCCAGACAAACAGAGGTACTTGAAGCTGCCAGTATTCATAAAGCTAGATTGGTCGTTGTCTCCTATGGTGCGGCTGACCAATCACTTGAAGTGGTGCACAAGGTGCGCTCTATTTCAAAAGATGTACAAATTTTGGTAAGAACACGCAATGATGATTCGCTAACCTTGCTTAAAGACGCCGGCGCGAATGAAGTGGTCCCTGAATCACTTGAGGGCAGTTTGATGTTGGTATCCCAAGTCCTTAATTTATCTGGTGTGCCATTTACTCGAATCGTTCGCAGTGTGCGCACAGAACGGAAAAACCATTACAATCGCTTGCACGGGTTTTACCCTGGTGTCGATACCAATATGAGCTCTGACGCTATTGAGCGCCTTGAATTTGTTCACCCAACGTTATTGCTTGATGATGCCTGGGCCAATGGCAAATGTGTCGCTGAGCTGGACTTGCCGAGGCGTCGCGTTGATATCCTTGCCATTCGTCGAGGTAATGACGAAATCACCGACTTTGACGGCGAGTTTGTTATGCAAGCGCAGGACACCCTGATATTACAAGGTAAACCGAGACGGGTTGAACGCCTAGAAAGATTATTGCAACAAGGCTTATAG
- a CDS encoding type 1 glutamine amidotransferase domain-containing protein, protein MKQSITTLLPMLAVMATPFISNANQVANDAPKILMVLSSYGEKNSDGELVKPGYEFDEMSKSYLVFKAAGTHVTFASPKGGELVTDQYDAKKAYNAEFLADESAVKALSSSLKLTDVNADEFDAVYIVGGKGPMYDLATDPQVKTIIKDVYEDNGIVAAVCHGPAALLDVKLSDNSYLVDGKRISAFTNLEESVFTKKWQLPFSLQDKLQGQGANYQQDGLMLNQVSIDGRIITGQNPFSTADSAVAVVAKLGLDSKDLPRFKDDNTIKLMEQFYADSDNASATFKAQPEQYNPMLLAMIGVYQAKHAQSEVERNVALQVMQQTQDIINHPMLDITMAKTFIVQNEQDKAISLLKASQLKFPENEQISGLLNKLAD, encoded by the coding sequence ATGAAACAATCAATAACCACACTGTTACCTATGTTAGCCGTTATGGCGACACCATTTATATCTAACGCCAACCAAGTAGCAAACGATGCGCCAAAAATACTTATGGTGTTAAGTAGCTATGGCGAAAAAAATAGCGATGGTGAACTTGTTAAACCTGGCTATGAATTTGATGAGATGAGTAAATCTTATTTGGTGTTTAAAGCGGCAGGCACGCACGTTACCTTTGCCTCACCAAAAGGTGGTGAACTGGTCACTGACCAATACGACGCTAAAAAAGCCTATAACGCCGAGTTTTTAGCGGATGAAAGTGCGGTAAAAGCCTTGTCATCAAGCCTTAAATTAACCGATGTTAACGCCGATGAATTTGATGCGGTATATATCGTTGGCGGCAAGGGACCTATGTATGATTTGGCCACCGACCCACAAGTAAAAACCATCATCAAAGATGTTTACGAAGATAATGGTATCGTTGCGGCAGTTTGCCACGGACCAGCGGCATTGTTAGACGTGAAATTATCCGATAACAGCTATTTAGTCGACGGTAAAAGGATCTCTGCCTTTACCAATTTGGAAGAATCGGTGTTTACCAAAAAGTGGCAGCTACCTTTTTCTTTGCAGGATAAATTACAAGGCCAAGGCGCAAATTACCAACAAGACGGGTTAATGCTCAATCAGGTCAGTATCGATGGTCGTATCATTACCGGTCAAAACCCTTTTTCAACCGCCGATAGCGCCGTAGCGGTAGTTGCAAAACTTGGTTTAGATAGCAAAGACTTACCTCGATTTAAAGACGACAACACCATTAAATTGATGGAACAATTTTATGCCGATAGCGATAACGCTAGCGCCACCTTTAAAGCACAACCGGAGCAATATAACCCGATGTTGCTGGCCATGATTGGCGTTTATCAAGCTAAGCATGCGCAATCTGAAGTAGAGCGAAACGTGGCACTTCAGGTGATGCAGCAAACCCAAGACATCATTAATCATCCGATGTTGGATATCACCATGGCAAAAACCTTTATCGTCCAAAACGAGCAGGACAAAGCCATTTCATTGTTGAAAGCATCACAGCTGAAATTTCCAGAAAATGAACAAATCAGTGGTTTATTAAATAAGTTGGCAGACTAA
- a CDS encoding RDD family protein: MQSSHQNSEQPAEQAPEHSSQPPMQQPMQHPSQQPSQQPWIAGFWRRIAALFIDAIILAIFGAGLGLFFEEQFVQWGSWAKLLGFVVSFGYFAVMNSRLFAGQTLGKQAMNIRVVDENNQTLSLPRAMLRYLPLGIPAYLNGLPIGGDDASSFIVYPLSLIVIGGMFTILYLYLFNRRTRQTLHDLVVGSYVVNCQVEQASVQAVWRPHYFAVLCIGLVSLLMPAMVTSVVDMQEFDNLTAAQNAMNSNKHVRYASVFSGSSTFTSSESGESTSHYIDSQAYMFKNIVEDNYIAQQLAKSLVASYPESKDKDVIRVTMSYGYDIGIWSSWYNYTHSFNPLEIVSLLEQENDAAK; this comes from the coding sequence TTGCAATCTTCTCATCAAAACTCAGAACAGCCTGCGGAACAAGCACCTGAACACTCTTCGCAACCACCTATGCAACAGCCTATGCAACATCCATCACAACAGCCATCACAACAACCATGGATAGCCGGGTTCTGGCGCCGCATTGCGGCATTATTTATTGATGCCATCATTCTCGCCATATTCGGTGCCGGATTAGGTTTGTTTTTTGAAGAGCAATTTGTGCAGTGGGGAAGTTGGGCAAAACTTCTCGGCTTCGTTGTCTCGTTTGGCTATTTTGCGGTGATGAATTCACGTCTATTTGCTGGGCAAACATTAGGCAAGCAAGCGATGAATATTCGCGTGGTTGACGAGAACAACCAAACCTTATCGTTACCACGTGCCATGTTGAGATATTTACCTTTGGGCATACCGGCCTACTTAAATGGTTTACCGATAGGAGGGGATGATGCCTCCTCTTTCATTGTTTATCCATTGTCGCTTATCGTCATTGGTGGCATGTTTACCATCCTCTATTTATATCTATTTAATCGTCGTACGCGACAAACTCTGCATGACCTTGTGGTGGGTAGTTATGTGGTAAATTGCCAAGTTGAACAGGCATCAGTACAAGCTGTTTGGCGACCTCACTATTTTGCGGTACTGTGCATTGGCTTAGTCAGTCTACTGATGCCTGCGATGGTGACCAGCGTGGTTGATATGCAAGAGTTTGACAATTTAACCGCTGCTCAAAATGCAATGAACAGTAATAAACATGTACGCTACGCCAGTGTTTTTTCCGGCAGTTCAACCTTTACCTCATCAGAAAGTGGTGAAAGCACCAGTCATTACATTGATAGTCAAGCATACATGTTTAAGAATATCGTAGAAGATAATTATATTGCGCAACAATTGGCAAAGTCATTGGTTGCATCATACCCTGAATCGAAAGACAAAGACGTTATTCGAGTGACCATGTCTTACGGTTACGATATAGGTATTTGGTCTAGCTGGTACAATTATACTCACAGCTTTAATCCATTAGAGATTGTGTCACTGTTAGAGCAAGAAAACGACGCAGCTAAATAG
- a CDS encoding patatin-like phospholipase family protein: MAGNNKKSYKGYKNGLLLTGGGATAAYQVGVLKAISKFMPRNHGIPFPIISGTSAGAINATTIACYASCYHLGIRKLEYVWNNLHTSKIYHSNARKVFSHIISGIVGSYRAGYAPKKAMSLLNNEPLRQLLNQVVDFRRIDDNIVRGYLSSVALTASSYSTGDSISFYQADKSISPWTRAKRRGVQTNLHTDHLMASSAIPLIFPSVKIKKQHYGDGSISQLSPLSTPIHLGAERIFIVGVSQPQQNIHQAVDFNQPPTSAEIAGHLMDTVFTEALNSDLERLQRINRTLSLIEESKRSLQSPLKHIDTFMLSPSKNFHVIANEHYEELKWALRFILRLMGSGKDSDSSLMSYILFEQNYCKRLIQVGYEDAMMQEQNIREFLQL; encoded by the coding sequence ATGGCGGGTAATAACAAGAAAAGTTACAAGGGTTATAAAAACGGGTTGCTACTAACCGGTGGCGGCGCGACCGCGGCTTATCAAGTTGGCGTATTAAAAGCCATTTCTAAGTTTATGCCGCGTAATCATGGTATTCCTTTTCCAATTATCAGTGGCACCTCAGCTGGTGCCATCAATGCCACGACCATTGCTTGTTATGCATCTTGTTATCATTTAGGAATTCGCAAGCTCGAATATGTTTGGAATAATCTGCATACCTCAAAGATTTACCATTCCAATGCCCGTAAAGTGTTTAGCCATATTATCAGTGGTATTGTCGGCTCCTATCGAGCGGGCTATGCGCCGAAAAAAGCGATGAGTTTGCTTAACAATGAACCCTTGCGACAATTGCTTAATCAAGTGGTCGACTTTCGCCGTATTGACGACAATATTGTCCGTGGCTATCTATCGTCTGTCGCGCTTACCGCATCCAGTTACAGCACAGGCGACTCCATCAGTTTTTATCAGGCCGACAAATCCATTTCACCGTGGACGCGAGCCAAGCGCCGCGGTGTGCAAACGAACTTGCATACCGATCATTTAATGGCCTCAAGTGCGATCCCATTGATATTTCCATCGGTTAAAATTAAAAAGCAACACTATGGTGATGGTTCCATCAGTCAACTATCGCCATTAAGTACGCCTATTCACTTAGGTGCAGAACGCATTTTTATTGTTGGTGTTAGCCAGCCACAGCAAAACATTCATCAAGCGGTTGATTTTAACCAACCACCAACCAGCGCTGAGATTGCCGGTCATTTGATGGATACCGTATTTACCGAAGCGCTTAACAGTGACCTTGAACGGCTACAACGCATCAATCGTACCCTGTCTTTGATCGAAGAAAGTAAGCGCAGTTTGCAGTCACCGTTAAAGCATATTGATACCTTTATGCTCAGCCCAAGTAAAAACTTCCATGTCATTGCCAACGAGCATTACGAAGAACTGAAGTGGGCGTTACGGTTTATTTTGCGTCTGATGGGCAGTGGTAAAGATTCTGATTCGAGTTTGATGTCGTATATCTTATTCGAACAAAATTACTGTAAACGATTGATTCAAGTAGGTTATGAAGATGCCATGATGCAAGAGCAAAACATTCGAGAATTTTTGCAATTGTAA
- a CDS encoding tetratricopeptide repeat protein yields MSDELTPSNKTNTPDTSADVSQDPATVQKLHQGFCLGNVIVEPDSGIIIRDGARYHLAPKAMEILLFLSSQQCQVVSREDILNFGWGEGGTTSTNVTHVISEIRHALGDHKECPTFIQTIPRRGYRMMLPAEDKPLTSLFNLAEDNEPVARKRKWSLTFSILKSSRLFKASVAYVIFSWVMLQVLSIVLPIFHAPQWALKLSTLLLIICFPVLISFHWFKELRKRRRSVAEQQRRTRFFYQQLAVDSLFVAIVLVVIYFLSTYLIAYIDLEQENESKKLAETIISKPLTNNAIAVMTFRMPPSVNREHDYLVNQIQDEMINIIANKPEFKVASLRATMGIKTNASINDIKDTLGVRYIVEGRAQIIKQQIVVEAQLIDTVSGFQVWGAKIEAQVDQGLDLYQKLSRKVINALHLLLPSHYEPSQSTNIPTKNFEAFDAYLQGKDKLSTSKSIATLVEAIAFLKQAVNADPNFIEASASLCQAYMEAYLLSSEISHYQNGVQVCEMTANVERTSVNSHWSLGKLYLTDGRLMQAEQELRKALSIDPESAPVLITLAGVLEQQKHFTQAEDVYQQALALEPTFWKNYYDYGRFLYNHGKYQQAIEQFKKSVLLKDDVAIVHNALGGTYYLLMDWENASVSWSKAMAIEPTGMLYSNLATSLFFNKQFDDAAELYQQSLKLSPEDDLMWANLGDAYKYSPTQHNRAKPSFEKALSLAKKQEIINPKDLSLQSQIGRYHSELGDCQAANSYRVNILEATVSDPYIYYYLALLSLNCRDIILAEQYLIKSIELGYPKPLILADPQFIAYKEQLSEVFN; encoded by the coding sequence TTGTCTGACGAATTAACGCCATCGAATAAAACTAATACGCCCGATACGTCTGCTGATGTGTCGCAGGATCCTGCGACCGTACAAAAGCTGCATCAAGGTTTTTGCTTGGGCAATGTTATTGTTGAGCCTGACTCAGGGATCATCATCCGCGATGGTGCTCGCTACCATCTTGCACCTAAAGCGATGGAAATATTACTGTTCCTATCAAGCCAGCAGTGCCAAGTAGTAAGCCGTGAAGATATTCTCAACTTTGGCTGGGGTGAAGGCGGGACCACCAGTACCAATGTCACCCATGTGATCAGCGAAATTCGTCATGCATTGGGCGATCATAAAGAATGCCCTACATTTATTCAGACTATTCCTCGTCGTGGTTATCGCATGATGTTACCGGCTGAGGATAAACCGTTAACCAGTCTATTTAACTTAGCAGAAGATAATGAACCCGTAGCCCGCAAACGCAAATGGAGCCTCACCTTTTCGATTCTAAAAAGTAGCCGGTTATTTAAAGCCAGTGTTGCTTACGTTATTTTTAGTTGGGTAATGCTACAGGTATTGTCTATTGTCTTACCTATCTTTCATGCCCCGCAGTGGGCATTAAAATTATCGACTCTTTTACTGATCATTTGTTTTCCAGTACTCATTAGCTTTCATTGGTTTAAAGAGCTGCGAAAACGGCGGCGCAGCGTTGCCGAACAACAACGGCGTACGCGTTTTTTCTATCAACAACTGGCGGTTGACTCATTGTTCGTTGCCATTGTTTTGGTGGTGATCTACTTTCTGTCGACCTATCTCATCGCCTATATCGACTTAGAGCAAGAGAATGAGTCTAAAAAATTAGCCGAGACCATCATAAGTAAACCGTTGACCAACAACGCCATCGCTGTGATGACCTTTCGTATGCCACCGAGTGTTAATAGAGAACACGACTATTTGGTCAACCAAATACAAGATGAGATGATAAACATCATCGCCAACAAACCTGAATTTAAAGTTGCCTCTCTTAGAGCAACCATGGGCATTAAAACCAACGCCTCGATTAACGATATAAAAGATACGTTAGGAGTACGTTATATCGTTGAAGGCCGAGCGCAAATCATCAAACAACAAATCGTTGTTGAAGCACAGTTAATTGATACGGTGTCCGGTTTTCAAGTGTGGGGGGCGAAAATAGAAGCGCAAGTTGATCAAGGTTTAGACTTGTATCAAAAATTGAGCCGAAAAGTGATCAACGCATTACATTTATTACTGCCTAGTCATTATGAGCCGAGTCAGAGTACCAATATACCAACCAAAAATTTCGAAGCGTTTGACGCCTACTTGCAAGGTAAGGATAAACTCAGTACCAGCAAAAGCATTGCTACTTTGGTTGAAGCCATAGCCTTTTTAAAGCAAGCGGTGAATGCCGATCCAAACTTTATCGAAGCCTCAGCATCCTTGTGCCAAGCGTATATGGAAGCCTACTTGCTGAGCAGTGAAATCAGTCATTATCAAAATGGCGTGCAAGTCTGTGAAATGACCGCCAACGTCGAGCGGACTAGTGTCAATTCACATTGGTCATTAGGGAAACTTTATTTGACCGATGGTCGCCTTATGCAAGCCGAGCAAGAACTGCGCAAAGCATTGTCCATTGACCCCGAATCAGCACCCGTTTTGATCACCTTAGCCGGCGTACTGGAACAGCAAAAGCACTTTACTCAAGCGGAAGACGTCTACCAGCAAGCACTGGCATTGGAACCAACATTTTGGAAAAATTATTACGATTATGGTCGCTTTCTCTACAACCATGGTAAATACCAGCAAGCCATCGAACAATTCAAAAAGTCGGTGTTACTTAAGGATGACGTCGCTATTGTCCACAATGCCCTGGGCGGTACCTATTATTTATTAATGGATTGGGAAAATGCCAGCGTCAGTTGGTCAAAAGCCATGGCAATTGAGCCAACGGGTATGTTGTATTCTAATTTGGCGACCAGTTTGTTTTTTAATAAACAATTTGATGATGCTGCTGAATTGTATCAGCAGAGCCTGAAGCTTTCGCCAGAGGACGATTTAATGTGGGCTAACCTTGGCGATGCCTATAAATACTCGCCAACGCAACATAATCGTGCCAAGCCGTCATTTGAGAAGGCTTTGTCACTGGCGAAAAAACAGGAAATCATCAACCCGAAAGACTTATCGTTGCAATCGCAAATTGGCCGTTATCATTCTGAACTTGGCGATTGTCAGGCAGCGAACTCATACCGGGTTAATATTCTCGAGGCGACAGTCTCTGACCCTTATATTTACTACTACTTAGCGCTGTTATCACTTAACTGTCGAGATATTATTTTAGCGGAGCAATATCTCATTAAATCAATAGAATTAGGCTACCCCAAACCGCTTATACTGGCGGATCCGCAATTTATAGCCTATAAAGAACAACTTAGCGAAGTTTTTAATTAA